The proteins below come from a single Metarhizium brunneum chromosome 1, complete sequence genomic window:
- the SEC22 gene encoding Protein transport protein, with product MILSTQISRLDGLMLCASVDDSPEPPAVSSLKSQVRQILRTLTRNSTPQASIESPPHAIHYLIDSDIVFLCICDSSYPRKLAFTYLADLSREFLTTHSLQQLQSPSLRPYAYMDFDSFITKTMATYADARAAQNLDKVNDELRDVTKVMTKNIEDLLYRGDSLDRMGEISSRLRDDSKRYRRAAVRINWDLLLKQYGPFAGLGFFVLLFIWMRFF from the exons atGATTCTCTCCACCCAAATATCACGGCTGGACG GCCTCATGCTCTGCGCCTCGGTCGACGACTCCCCTGAACCCCCGGCCGTCTCATCCCTCAAGTCGCAAGTCCGCCAAATTCTACGCACCCTAACGCGCAACTCCACGCCCCAGGCGTCCATCGAATCCCCCCCTCACGCGATCCACTACCTCATCGACAGCGACATCGTCTTCCTCTGCATCTGCGACTCCAGCTACCCGCGCAAGCTGGCCTTCACATACCTCGCCGACTTGTCCCGCGAATTCCTCACCACCCACTcgctgcagcagctgcagtcGCCTTCGCTGCGCCCATATGCATACATGGACTTTGACAGCTTCATTACCAAGACGATGGCGACGTATGCGGATGCCAGGGCCGCCCAGAACCTGGATAAAGTCAACGATGAGCTGAGGGATGTGACCAAGGTCATGAcgaagaacattgaagacttGCTCTATCGGGGGGACAGCTTGGATAGGATGGGAGAGATAAGTAGTCGGCTGAGAGACGATAGCAAGAGGTACAGAAGGGCCGCGGTGAGGATTAACTGGGATTTGTTGCTGAAGCAGTATGGCCCGTTTGCCGGGCTGGGAttctttgtcttgttgttTATATGGATGAGGTTTTtctaa
- the sdnD gene encoding Methyltransferase: MAAEIQKLEMSDGFLVYANPKAAMETQFIHKEIFQDKCYDVAPFPKDAFMIDAGGNIGMFSLYMKKKYPAATILAFEPAPTTFHTFKKNMELHSISGVQVYQCGLGRENANQTLTFYPSMPGNSTLHGGEKEEFIKRADSEHPVIKLLREVEQVQVDVKRLSGFLNDLPDLKRIDLLKIDVEGAELDIFRGLDNVHWDLIENIALEICDHNGALEEAEALLREKGFETSKELADWAPKEMPMYMMVAKRVHH, from the coding sequence ATGGCGGCCGAAATACAGAAACTAGAAATGTCGGACGGTTTTCTCGTCTACGCCAACCCCAAGGCAGCCATGGAGACGCAATTCATCCACAAGGAAATCTTTCAAGACAAATGTTATGATGTCGCACCCTTCCCCAAGGACGCCTTCATGATTGATGCGGGAGGCAACATTGGCATGTTCAGCCTGTAcatgaagaagaaatacCCGGCTGCCACAATCCTAGCATTCGAACCCGCACCGACGACTTTCCACACATTCAAGAAGAACATGGAGCTGCACAGCATTTCAGGCGTGCAGGTCTACCAGTGCGGCCTGGGTCGTGAGAATGCCAACCAGACGTTGACTTTTTATCCCAGCATGCCCGGCAACTCAACCTTGCATGGCGGCGAAAAAGAAGAGTTTATCAAGAGGGCAGATTCTGAGCACCCTGTCATCAAGTTGTTAAGAGAGGTCGAGCAGGTCCAGGTCGACGTCAAGCGACTATCGGGGTTCCTAAACGACCTTCCCGACCTGAAGCGTATTGACTTGCTCAAGATTGATGTGGAAGGAGCGGAGCTCGACATCTTCCGCGGACTGGATAATGTACACTGGGACTTGATTGAAAACATTGCCTTGGAGATTTGTGACCACAATGGAGCattggaagaagctgaagcgCTTTTGCGAGAGAAGGGATTTGAGACTTCCAAGGAGTTGGCGGACTGGGCGCCGAAAGAGATGCCGATGTACATGATGGTAGCTAAACGGGTTCATCACTAG
- the ugtA1 gene encoding UDP-glucosyltransferase, protein MTASSLIFASNGGVDKTRLKILACASPFTGHTMPIINIVEVLIQRGYDVTFIAGDEFQERIERIGAKFFSVPTIHLVQPPEERNPSGQEFARMRHSLLKYFIEPTEAHKNVLYKVLEHMKREAPTHNIVILTETFYLGHVPMYLGAALPRGFTKRPRTVNIHAVPYTLPSRDTPPFCLGLIPDGREESRDTYRAQYEDMVTVTFADVMAAHEKTLRELGAVNYKAALPVDALATAADVTLQMCPPSLEYKRSDIHPKVRFAGALNHRPAKKSFVPPSFWEDVTRGDRIVVVVSQGTIAVDYADLLIPALQALKHRSDIFVVAILGHRGASLSAEVQIPPNARVIDYLPYDAVLPYASVFVMNAGYGGFIQSVLNGVPMVLAGGSEDKPEVAARGEYSGVAVNLRTATPSEAEIRGAVSAVLSNPKYKKRVLEVKKENEEMRAMDTVERAILEMAAIS, encoded by the coding sequence atgacggcatcGAGTCTCATTTTCGCAAGTAACGGGGGTGTGGACAAGACCAGGCTCAAGATCTTGGCCTGCGCTTCCCCCTTCACAGGCCACACGATGCCCATCATCAATATCGTCGAGGTTTTAATACAGCGGGGATATGATGTCACATTCATCGCAGGAGACGAATTTCAAGAAAGAATTGAACGTATCGGTGCCAAGTTCTTCAGCGTTCCCACTATCCATCTTGTACAGCCGCCGGAGGAGAGAAACCCTTCTGGGCAAGAGTTTGCAAGAATGCGGCACAGCCTCCTGAAGTACTTTATTGAGCCAACAGAAGCTCACAAAAACGTCTTGTACAAGGTCTTGGAGCACATGAAGAGAGAGGCGCCCACGCACAACATTGTCATCCTGACAGAGACGTTCTATTTGGGACATGTCCCCATGTATCTCGGCGCTGCACTACCACGTGGCTTCACCAAGCGGCCGAGGACAGTCAATATACACGCTGTTCCCTATACTTTGCCAAGTCGGGACACTCCGCCGTTCTGTCTAGGGCTCATCCCCGATGGCAGAGAGGAGAGTCGCGACACATACCGTGCTCAATACGAAGACATGGTAACCGTCACATTCGCCGATGTCATGGCAGCTCATGAAAAGACGCTTCGAGAGCTGGGGGCAGTGAATTACAAGGCGGCCTTGCCGGTCGACGCTCTCGCCACCGCTGCAGATGTCACTCTCCAAATGTGCCCCCCGAGCCTGGAGTACAAGCGATCGGACATTCACCCCAAAGTCAGATTCGCAGGCGCGCTCAACCATCGTCCCGCCAAAAAGAGCTTCGTTCCTCCCAGCTTCTGGGAAGATGTCACTCGCGGGGACAGGATCGTCGTCGTAGTTTCGCAGGGAACCATTGCTGTCGACTACGCAGATCTACTTATCCCCGCTCTACAAGCACTCAAGCATCGTTCAGACATTTTTGTCGTTGCCATCCTCGGCCATAGGGGGGCAAGTCTCTCTGCTGAGGTTCAAATACCGCCCAATGCTCGGGTTATAGATTATCTTCCGTATGATGCCGTTCTCCCATATGCCTCTGTCTTCGTGATGAATGCAGGCTATGGTGGGTTCATACAGAGTGTTTTGAACGGAGTGCCCATGGTTCTGGCGGGTGGTTCGGAGGACAAGCCGGAAGTGGCTGCTCGTGGCGAATATTCTGGTGTGGCCGTCAACCTGAGGACTGCGACGCCCTCGGAGGCAGAGATTCGTGGAGCAGTCAGCGCAGTCTTGAGCAATCCAAAGTACAAGAAACGCGTGCTGGAAGTCAAGAAGGAAAACGAGGAAATGAGGGCAATGGATACTGTCGAAAGGGCGATTCTTGAGATGGCTGCTATCAGCTGA